A genomic stretch from Synergistaceae bacterium DZ-S4 includes:
- a CDS encoding SDR family oxidoreductase yields MLDLNKLCNMKGKTAVVTGAASGIGAGISKFFADAGITVVMADINEELAKCVQSEIASAGNNAVFIKCDVTKESDCKTLVDAVVEKFGRIDILVNCAGVARRHTVETLSEADWDLALNVTLKSVFLMSKHVVPYMKKAGGGKIVNIGSGWALKGGDHAVSYCAAKGGVWNMTRAMAIDHGPDNINVNCVCPGDIDTPMLKSECEQLGGVYDEKYKEDCAQRPMARLGAPLDVAMCVFFLCSDMAPWVTGSSLVVDGGGIA; encoded by the coding sequence GTGCTGGATCTCAATAAACTCTGTAATATGAAGGGTAAGACCGCAGTCGTCACAGGTGCTGCATCAGGTATAGGCGCCGGCATCTCAAAGTTTTTTGCGGATGCGGGCATAACCGTGGTGATGGCTGACATCAACGAAGAGCTTGCAAAATGTGTCCAAAGTGAAATAGCCTCTGCCGGCAACAATGCCGTTTTCATAAAATGCGACGTCACAAAAGAATCCGACTGCAAAACTCTGGTTGACGCCGTTGTTGAGAAATTCGGAAGGATCGACATACTTGTCAACTGCGCGGGTGTTGCCCGCCGCCACACAGTGGAAACACTTTCCGAGGCGGACTGGGACCTCGCGCTGAATGTTACTCTCAAGAGTGTATTCCTGATGAGCAAACATGTCGTACCCTACATGAAAAAAGCCGGCGGAGGAAAGATCGTAAATATCGGTTCGGGATGGGCCCTCAAAGGCGGAGACCACGCCGTCTCCTACTGCGCTGCGAAGGGCGGAGTCTGGAACATGACAAGGGCAATGGCTATCGACCATGGTCCCGACAATATTAATGTAAACTGCGTCTGCCCGGGGGATATAGATACGCCGATGCTGAAGAGCGAGTGCGAGCAGCTTGGCGGGGTGTATGACGAAAAGTATAAGGAAGATTGCGCGCAGCGGCCTATGGCCAGGCTGGGCGCACCCTTGGACGTGGCGATGTGTGTTTTCTTCCTTTGCAGCGATATGGCACCATGGGTGACTGGCTCCAGCTTAGTCGTCGATGGCGGGGGCATAGCTTAA
- a CDS encoding GntR family transcriptional regulator produces the protein MARSNTPGKTSADHVYEGIRRGIFDKTLRSGQRLPEISIAKDYNVSRTPVREALRRLENEGLVQIVPGWGACLASPTKQEIIDTYEVRGNLEVMAIRKAARLITPLQICMLQEQIDNERKAFEKKDLELYMNVNDAFHLIIAESSGNSTLAGYVKNILSRTYVQTIFFESFFNFADNPSLEEHIRLMEALKEHDEAKCVKLMQEHIRLAMEALRQ, from the coding sequence ATGGCGAGAAGCAACACTCCCGGAAAAACATCGGCGGATCATGTGTACGAAGGCATCCGCAGGGGCATTTTTGACAAGACTCTGAGAAGCGGACAGAGGCTTCCCGAGATATCGATAGCCAAGGATTATAACGTCAGCAGGACGCCCGTCAGGGAAGCGCTGCGAAGGCTGGAGAACGAGGGGCTTGTCCAGATCGTCCCGGGATGGGGCGCTTGCCTGGCGTCCCCTACAAAACAGGAGATAATAGACACCTACGAAGTCAGGGGCAACCTTGAGGTAATGGCCATCAGAAAGGCAGCACGCCTCATCACCCCCCTTCAGATTTGTATGCTCCAGGAACAGATAGACAACGAAAGAAAAGCCTTTGAGAAAAAAGACCTTGAGCTGTACATGAACGTTAATGATGCATTCCACCTGATCATTGCCGAGTCTTCCGGCAACAGCACGCTGGCCGGATATGTAAAGAACATCCTCTCAAGGACCTATGTCCAGACGATATTCTTCGAATCATTCTTCAACTTCGCAGACAATCCAAGCCTCGAAGAGCACATCAGGCTCATGGAAGCCCTGAAGGAGCATGACGAAGCCAAATGTGTGAAATTGATGCAGGAACACATACGACTTGCGATGGAGGCGCTGAGACAGTAG
- a CDS encoding argininosuccinate synthase — MMTAEKKGKVVLAYSGGLDTSVAIPWLHDQGYDVVTLTMNVGQQADNLEEIKAKAYAAGAVKAYVVDLREAFIDTFVWPALKANAVYQGVYPLNSALSRPMIAQALIWCAEKEGAVAVAHGCTGKGQDQVRIEVCCNALNPDIEVLAPVRDWGFTREEEMDYAEAHNVPVPTTRQSPYSLDDNLWGRSIECGILEDPWNEPPKDAYALTADPKEAPDEEVTVEITFEAGVPVAINGQKMGSIELIDIMNKTAGKAGFGRIDMVEDRLVGFKSREVYECPGALALMEAHKKLETITLSKDTLKTKKELEVRFAEMAYEGYWFSPLMEAVQAFMDSTQKAVNGTVRMKFYKGNGIVNGMKSESSVYNKALATYSSGDIFDQSASVGFIKIWGMPIKTWRQTHKEKNVNPIDAFITAKGKDAF, encoded by the coding sequence ATGATGACAGCAGAAAAAAAAGGCAAGGTAGTATTGGCGTACAGCGGAGGACTTGATACCTCAGTGGCGATACCCTGGCTCCACGATCAGGGCTATGACGTAGTGACCCTCACAATGAACGTTGGCCAGCAGGCTGACAATCTTGAGGAGATAAAGGCAAAGGCCTATGCCGCGGGAGCTGTGAAAGCCTATGTAGTCGACCTGCGTGAGGCCTTTATCGACACCTTCGTATGGCCGGCCCTTAAGGCAAACGCGGTATACCAGGGAGTCTATCCCCTCAACTCCGCGCTTTCGCGCCCGATGATAGCTCAGGCACTTATCTGGTGTGCCGAGAAAGAGGGAGCCGTCGCAGTGGCTCACGGCTGCACAGGAAAAGGCCAGGACCAGGTCCGTATAGAAGTCTGCTGCAACGCGCTCAATCCTGATATCGAAGTCCTTGCCCCCGTTCGTGACTGGGGTTTCACACGTGAGGAAGAGATGGACTATGCCGAAGCGCACAACGTACCCGTACCGACGACCCGTCAGAGCCCCTACAGCCTCGATGACAACCTCTGGGGCCGTTCGATCGAGTGCGGCATTCTCGAAGATCCCTGGAACGAACCTCCCAAGGATGCATACGCTCTAACGGCAGATCCCAAGGAAGCTCCCGACGAAGAGGTAACAGTGGAGATAACCTTCGAAGCCGGAGTCCCGGTAGCAATAAACGGTCAGAAGATGGGAAGCATAGAATTGATAGACATCATGAACAAGACCGCCGGAAAAGCCGGGTTTGGAAGGATCGACATGGTCGAAGACAGGCTCGTCGGATTCAAGAGCCGCGAAGTTTACGAGTGCCCCGGGGCCCTGGCACTGATGGAAGCCCACAAGAAGCTCGAGACTATCACCCTCTCAAAGGACACCCTCAAGACCAAAAAAGAACTTGAGGTGAGGTTCGCGGAGATGGCATACGAAGGCTACTGGTTCTCCCCCCTGATGGAAGCCGTCCAGGCATTCATGGACAGCACTCAGAAGGCCGTCAACGGGACAGTGAGGATGAAGTTCTACAAGGGCAACGGCATTGTCAACGGAATGAAGTCCGAGAGCTCCGTCTACAATAAAGCCCTTGCCACATATTCGTCCGGCGACATATTTGACCAGTCAGCCTCTGTAGGATTCATCAAGATCTGGGGAATGCCGATAAAGACATGGAGACAGACGCACAAGGAGAAGAACGTCAACCCCATCGATGCGTTTATTACTGCCAAAGGTAAAGACGCCTTCTAG
- the surE gene encoding 5'/3'-nucleotidase SurE: MNILLTNDDGVYSIGIQTLAKSLTEAGHNVLLVAPDRERSGCGHAMTMDRPVHIRNVNRLFLSADFTAKACDGTPTDCVIMAIDAMGFEPDMVISGINQGPNLGDDLTYSGTVCAAMEGVIFGYPSIAVSLVMSSKDKELHNETAAEILMALLDWTKESPVPEGILYNVNVPNIPLSEIKGVFVTRKGIRRYVDKIRTVKTPSGGEAYWIGGNIEDDMSDGTDVWAVANNYVSVTPVHMEMTSFETQRDCKEAGLEAYIETKINNDSITHKK, translated from the coding sequence ATGAATATCCTGCTTACAAATGATGACGGAGTATATTCGATCGGAATACAGACGCTGGCGAAGAGCCTGACAGAAGCGGGGCACAACGTTCTTCTTGTAGCTCCGGACAGGGAGAGGAGCGGCTGCGGCCATGCCATGACTATGGACAGGCCTGTGCACATAAGGAACGTGAACAGACTCTTCCTCTCTGCTGATTTCACAGCCAAGGCCTGCGACGGAACACCTACTGACTGCGTAATAATGGCCATAGACGCAATGGGATTTGAACCCGACATGGTCATATCAGGCATAAACCAGGGACCCAACCTGGGTGACGATCTCACCTACTCCGGTACCGTATGCGCTGCTATGGAGGGCGTGATCTTCGGCTATCCCTCTATAGCCGTATCGCTCGTCATGAGCTCTAAAGACAAGGAACTGCACAATGAAACGGCGGCTGAGATACTGATGGCGCTTCTTGACTGGACAAAAGAGTCTCCTGTCCCGGAGGGGATCTTGTACAACGTCAACGTTCCCAATATCCCTCTCTCGGAGATCAAGGGCGTTTTCGTGACAAGGAAAGGCATCCGACGCTACGTTGACAAGATAAGGACAGTAAAGACACCTTCCGGCGGGGAGGCCTACTGGATAGGCGGGAACATTGAGGACGACATGTCAGACGGCACCGACGTATGGGCGGTGGCTAACAATTATGTTTCTGTCACACCTGTGCACATGGAAATGACAAGTTTTGAAACGCAGAGAGATTGCAAGGAAGCCGGTCTGGAAGCTTATATAGAGACTAAAATCAACAATGATTCGATAACACATAAAAAATAA
- a CDS encoding site-2 protease family protein, translating to MTARLAELLLSLPAVLWAITFHEFCHGYAAMKLGDPTAKMDGRLSLNPLHHLDPIGALCLLLFRFGWAKPVPINPGYFKNPRRDMALVSLAGAAGNILTAFVCAQLVKLFPALFQTYAAQQFILIMIYMNVGLAAFNLLPIPPLDGSRVLYVMLPYKYMHIYYTLERYGMFVIVALMILGVIPVLMNPLMRLILNVIL from the coding sequence ATGACGGCGCGTCTGGCTGAACTTCTTCTAAGCCTGCCTGCGGTGCTTTGGGCTATAACTTTTCACGAATTTTGTCACGGCTATGCCGCTATGAAACTCGGGGATCCGACAGCTAAGATGGACGGCAGGCTAAGCCTGAACCCGCTCCATCACCTTGACCCCATAGGCGCGCTCTGCCTTCTGCTTTTCAGGTTCGGGTGGGCGAAGCCGGTCCCGATCAACCCCGGATATTTCAAGAACCCGAGAAGGGATATGGCTCTGGTGAGTTTGGCGGGCGCCGCGGGAAACATACTTACGGCTTTTGTATGCGCACAGCTTGTAAAGCTTTTTCCTGCGCTTTTCCAGACCTATGCCGCACAGCAGTTTATCCTGATAATGATCTACATGAACGTGGGACTTGCCGCCTTCAACCTTCTGCCCATCCCCCCGCTTGACGGGTCGCGCGTTCTTTACGTGATGCTTCCCTACAAATATATGCATATCTATTACACATTGGAAAGGTACGGGATGTTCGTCATTGTTGCGCTGATGATACTTGGAGTGATCCCTGTCCTGATGAATCCTTTGATGAGACTTATCCTCAATGTCATACTATAG
- a CDS encoding thiamine diphosphokinase — protein sequence MKTIVLPDLMIETECGTDITMMVLGGRRPAAEWMRSVDFHGNLWAVDSGVDPCFDAGILPDKLVGDGDSASPEAWKWAVDNGVDVSKFEKDKDLTDFQLALDLLSQKDKACEKALFVTGGFAGRFDHLWSTVVSFLNCCGNIRPLGMADEREGMIFLHGPEGLKISFSRTPGAISLISFTGESRGVSIKGVKWPLEDVVLKYGEPYSVSNRLADGREAEVSVGCGTVGVYWVWEV from the coding sequence TTGAAAACTATAGTTCTGCCTGACTTGATGATAGAGACAGAGTGCGGAACGGATATCACCATGATGGTGCTTGGCGGAAGAAGGCCGGCTGCAGAGTGGATGAGGTCCGTTGATTTCCACGGGAACCTTTGGGCGGTGGACAGCGGCGTGGATCCCTGTTTCGATGCGGGTATCCTGCCGGACAAGCTGGTCGGGGACGGAGACAGCGCATCCCCGGAGGCGTGGAAGTGGGCTGTCGACAACGGGGTTGATGTCTCGAAGTTCGAGAAAGACAAGGATCTTACAGACTTTCAGCTCGCACTTGATCTCCTCTCCCAAAAAGACAAGGCGTGCGAAAAGGCTCTCTTTGTAACAGGGGGATTTGCCGGAAGGTTTGACCACCTCTGGTCTACAGTCGTCTCTTTCCTAAACTGCTGCGGCAACATCAGGCCTCTTGGAATGGCCGATGAGAGAGAGGGCATGATCTTTCTGCACGGACCTGAAGGTTTGAAGATCAGTTTCAGCAGGACCCCCGGCGCGATATCCCTGATATCCTTCACCGGCGAAAGCAGGGGCGTATCGATCAAGGGGGTAAAATGGCCTCTTGAGGACGTCGTACTTAAATATGGAGAGCCGTACAGCGTAAGCAACAGGCTTGCTGACGGCAGAGAGGCCGAAGTCTCGGTAGGGTGCGGGACAGTAGGAGTATATTGGGTCTGGGAAGTATGA
- the thiW gene encoding energy coupling factor transporter S component ThiW yields the protein MNKNEAFNKTFFKKALAAGILAGTGVALSFVSIPAGPVRCFPFQHSINVIAGILLGPFWALGAAFTTSLIRNMMGTGSLFAFPGSMFGALAVGIAARFLHGRHKLYSAAAEPFGTGIIGAWVSAMVAAPITGASASFAFFAF from the coding sequence ATGAACAAAAACGAAGCATTCAATAAGACTTTTTTCAAGAAGGCACTGGCTGCGGGAATTCTTGCAGGCACAGGAGTCGCACTCTCCTTTGTCTCGATCCCTGCCGGACCTGTAAGGTGCTTCCCATTCCAGCACTCGATAAATGTGATAGCAGGAATTCTTTTGGGCCCATTTTGGGCCCTGGGCGCAGCATTCACTACGAGCCTGATCAGAAATATGATGGGGACGGGAAGCCTCTTCGCCTTCCCCGGCAGTATGTTCGGAGCTCTTGCTGTCGGTATCGCCGCCCGTTTTCTGCATGGGAGGCATAAACTGTATTCGGCAGCGGCCGAACCCTTCGGAACGGGGATCATCGGCGCGTGGGTCAGCGCAATGGTGGCGGCTCCGATAACAGGAGCGTCGGCAAGCTTTGCCTTCTTTGCCTTCTAA
- the coaE gene encoding dephospho-CoA kinase (Dephospho-CoA kinase (CoaE) performs the final step in coenzyme A biosynthesis.) has product MLTVGLTGDVGAGKSTLARVWEEMGATVIDADRVARDMWKDPDVQRKAAERWGSDFFDGDQKSVNAKIAAKIFSEEEEYEFVSDLLHPATISAIEKFVKGAEGWIVVEIPLLFECGRPEWMDLVVFVSASPEKRAERNASRGWDAGEIKRRERRLMPRDEKMAMSDWVLENIGSKEEWEVKARELGNIFLERERSAKS; this is encoded by the coding sequence TTGCTGACAGTAGGACTGACAGGAGACGTTGGCGCTGGTAAGAGTACCCTGGCCAGGGTGTGGGAAGAGATGGGGGCAACGGTCATCGATGCTGACAGGGTCGCGCGGGATATGTGGAAGGACCCTGATGTTCAGAGAAAGGCAGCTGAAAGATGGGGCAGCGATTTTTTTGACGGAGATCAGAAGTCTGTTAATGCAAAAATTGCTGCGAAAATATTTTCTGAAGAGGAAGAATATGAGTTTGTCTCAGATCTCCTGCACCCTGCGACTATCTCCGCGATCGAAAAGTTTGTAAAAGGTGCCGAAGGATGGATCGTTGTCGAGATCCCCTTGCTTTTCGAATGCGGGCGCCCCGAATGGATGGATCTTGTGGTATTTGTTTCGGCGTCGCCGGAAAAGCGCGCTGAACGCAACGCATCAAGGGGATGGGATGCCGGTGAGATAAAAAGGCGCGAGAGGAGGCTGATGCCAAGGGATGAAAAGATGGCGATGTCGGACTGGGTCCTCGAGAACATAGGTTCGAAGGAGGAATGGGAGGTCAAGGCCCGCGAACTGGGAAATATCTTTCTCGAAAGGGAGAGGTCCGCTAAATCATAA
- a CDS encoding UvrD-helicase domain-containing protein, giving the protein MSDKIIDSLNPKQKEAVVYCDGHELVLAGAGSGKTRVLTSKIAYLIGAKKVAPWRILALTFTNKAAKEMKTRVEKLLGSDLRGMEVSTFHAYGLRFLHRYPDALMKLGYPKRFVIFDRGDTRNVIKKILTQLDIDPRIMDAGAAIELISRVKTESNPVTMGPAIQTRWLPLYEKYRQHLLSQGALDFDDLMTLPLHILATDKEVRERERSRLDWILVDEYQDVNRPQYLLLRCLVDSGRKIMVVGDPDQSIYGWRGADMSMIMNFANDFRGAKIVVLDQNYRSTAKILEGANGVIRKNSDRHPKDLWTAAPVGELINIYRSRTDRDESEWISNRIERLRDEGYRYCEMAVLYRMNALSRAIEQELLEKGIPYRVIRGLAFYERLEVKDVLSMLRLAVNPRDSISLARVANVPVRGVGKKSVELLSEQLQKTAGIDAAAVWKEIAETGGGLKGKSGNGIRELAKNMLQILELSSDVHEAVRTVLYSQGYEEYLKANHAEDWEERVENVLEILSLVPEDGDIVQVLTEIPLFTDQDTGDDMEDRVNLLTLHAAKGLEFPVVFIMGMEEGIFPSARAVEGESDLSEERRLCYVGMTRAMERLFMSGSASRLLFGGVQRNRTSRFIGEIPTSSTEIKDDTAGGGYFADSRTDRRRWRW; this is encoded by the coding sequence ATGTCTGATAAAATCATTGATTCTTTAAATCCCAAACAAAAAGAAGCTGTTGTTTACTGTGACGGACATGAACTTGTCCTTGCCGGAGCGGGCAGCGGCAAGACCCGCGTCCTTACTTCAAAGATAGCTTATCTGATAGGCGCAAAGAAGGTCGCGCCATGGAGGATCCTTGCACTTACCTTTACGAACAAGGCCGCCAAGGAAATGAAGACAAGGGTCGAGAAACTCCTCGGGTCTGATCTCAGGGGCATGGAGGTGTCCACCTTTCATGCGTATGGACTCCGTTTTCTCCACAGATATCCGGACGCGCTTATGAAACTGGGCTATCCGAAAAGATTTGTTATCTTCGACAGGGGAGACACGAGGAACGTCATAAAGAAGATACTGACCCAGCTTGATATAGATCCCCGAATAATGGACGCAGGGGCGGCCATCGAACTTATCTCAAGGGTCAAGACTGAATCGAATCCAGTGACCATGGGACCGGCGATCCAGACCAGATGGCTTCCTTTGTATGAAAAGTATAGACAGCATTTGCTTTCGCAGGGAGCACTGGACTTTGACGACCTGATGACCCTGCCTCTCCATATCCTCGCCACTGACAAGGAGGTCCGCGAGCGGGAACGTTCCCGTCTGGACTGGATACTGGTCGACGAATACCAGGATGTGAACAGGCCCCAGTACCTCCTTTTGCGCTGTCTTGTCGATTCCGGAAGAAAGATAATGGTGGTCGGGGATCCGGACCAGTCCATATATGGGTGGCGGGGGGCCGACATGAGCATGATAATGAACTTTGCCAATGACTTCAGGGGAGCAAAGATCGTTGTCCTTGACCAGAACTACAGGTCCACAGCAAAGATACTGGAGGGCGCGAACGGCGTCATCAGGAAGAACTCGGATAGGCATCCCAAGGACCTGTGGACCGCAGCGCCGGTGGGAGAGTTAATAAACATATACAGGTCGCGTACAGACAGGGATGAATCCGAATGGATATCAAACCGCATTGAGAGGCTGAGAGACGAGGGCTACAGGTATTGTGAGATGGCAGTCCTTTACAGGATGAATGCGCTCAGCCGGGCAATAGAGCAGGAACTCCTTGAAAAGGGCATTCCGTACAGGGTCATAAGGGGGCTTGCATTCTATGAAAGGCTTGAAGTCAAGGATGTCCTTTCGATGCTTCGTCTCGCCGTCAACCCCAGAGACAGCATATCCCTCGCCCGGGTGGCTAACGTTCCGGTCCGCGGCGTTGGAAAGAAGAGCGTCGAATTGCTCTCTGAACAGCTTCAGAAGACTGCCGGCATCGATGCGGCTGCTGTCTGGAAGGAAATTGCAGAAACCGGAGGGGGCCTGAAGGGGAAATCGGGTAACGGGATCCGGGAACTGGCGAAGAATATGCTTCAGATCCTCGAACTCTCTTCCGATGTCCACGAGGCTGTAAGGACCGTGCTCTACTCCCAGGGCTACGAGGAGTACCTGAAGGCCAACCACGCTGAAGACTGGGAGGAGAGGGTGGAGAACGTTCTTGAAATACTCTCCCTGGTTCCCGAGGACGGCGATATTGTCCAGGTCCTCACAGAGATACCCCTCTTCACTGATCAGGACACAGGGGACGATATGGAGGACAGGGTCAACCTTCTCACGCTTCATGCAGCAAAGGGACTAGAGTTTCCTGTCGTATTCATAATGGGGATGGAAGAGGGCATCTTTCCCAGCGCACGTGCGGTCGAGGGGGAGAGCGACCTCTCAGAGGAGCGGAGGCTCTGTTACGTAGGCATGACCAGGGCAATGGAACGGCTCTTCATGAGCGGTTCCGCTTCGAGACTTCTCTTCGGAGGTGTGCAGAGAAACAGGACATCGAGGTTCATCGGTGAGATCCCGACGAGCTCAACTGAGATAAAAGACGATACGGCCGGAGGCGGTTATTTTGCTGACAGTAGGACTGACAGGAGACGTTGGCGCTGGTAA
- the raiA gene encoding ribosome-associated translation inhibitor RaiA, protein MEVRFLTRNVELPAEVKEYMEKKVGKIEKFFDRIIDTQVALNFKRGMNVVEITSNVNGVVMRGEDYAPDLRKAFDKALKNIERQVKRHKGYLTDKARMKVQDFSFDIDPELLPAYADKEEMPREIVKTKKFNVEVMTPIEATMQMDLLGHSFFIFKNDQSGGINVVYRREEGGYGLLEPK, encoded by the coding sequence ATGGAGGTACGTTTTCTTACGCGCAATGTGGAACTGCCGGCAGAGGTCAAAGAATATATGGAAAAGAAGGTCGGGAAGATCGAAAAATTCTTTGACAGGATCATTGACACGCAGGTTGCGTTGAACTTCAAGCGCGGGATGAATGTCGTCGAGATAACCTCCAATGTTAACGGGGTGGTAATGAGGGGCGAGGATTACGCGCCTGACCTCAGGAAAGCCTTTGACAAGGCGCTTAAGAACATCGAACGTCAGGTGAAGAGGCATAAGGGATATCTTACAGACAAGGCAAGGATGAAAGTCCAGGATTTCTCGTTTGATATAGATCCCGAACTTTTGCCTGCATATGCTGATAAGGAAGAGATGCCGCGCGAGATAGTAAAGACGAAGAAGTTCAACGTCGAAGTTATGACTCCTATTGAGGCGACAATGCAGATGGACCTTCTCGGACATAGTTTCTTCATTTTCAAAAACGATCAGTCCGGTGGAATAAATGTCGTCTACCGCAGGGAAGAAGGCGGATATGGCCTGTTGGAGCCCAAGTGA
- a CDS encoding pyridoxal phosphate-dependent aminotransferase — translation MKMSKRILEIQPSATLSISAKAKTMKAEGKPMISFSLGEPDFNSPECASKAAIEAIERGESHYTLNSGILELRKEVCNYYKRRFGLEYAPDEVLIAPGAKPLLYQALQMFVDPGDEVLLFSPAWVSYVEQIHLAGGKEVIVDTLKTDLIPTKEAVEAVLSNKTVGMIINSPSNPSGAIYNEETLKMIADIAREKDLWIIFDEIYERLVYASAKHVNILNVAPDLRDKVILINGASKAYAMTGWRIGYALGPKPLIAKMNTLQTHLTSNASSIAQWAAWGAVKDADPDVERMREAFEERRGVILGLVRDMPYVKVRDPEGAFYIFIDVRESPIPDDMKFCEKLLEEKFVAAVPGAAFYAPGFVRFSYACSMDNIREGMGRLKEFLQSL, via the coding sequence ATGAAAATGTCAAAAAGGATACTTGAGATCCAGCCGTCAGCTACTTTAAGCATCTCCGCCAAGGCAAAAACAATGAAAGCGGAAGGCAAACCCATGATATCATTCAGTCTCGGTGAACCTGACTTCAACTCTCCCGAATGTGCATCAAAGGCAGCGATCGAAGCCATCGAACGCGGTGAATCGCATTACACTCTAAACTCAGGAATACTTGAACTCCGCAAGGAGGTCTGCAACTACTACAAGAGGCGTTTCGGACTTGAATACGCCCCGGATGAAGTCCTTATCGCGCCGGGAGCAAAGCCGCTCCTCTACCAGGCCCTCCAGATGTTTGTCGATCCGGGCGACGAAGTCCTTCTTTTCTCGCCTGCCTGGGTAAGTTATGTTGAGCAGATACACCTTGCGGGAGGAAAGGAAGTAATAGTCGATACCCTCAAGACAGATCTGATCCCGACAAAGGAAGCAGTCGAAGCTGTCCTCAGCAACAAAACGGTGGGTATGATAATCAACTCCCCCTCAAACCCTTCAGGGGCGATATACAACGAAGAGACTCTGAAAATGATCGCTGACATAGCAAGAGAAAAGGATCTCTGGATCATTTTCGACGAAATTTATGAGAGGCTCGTCTACGCGTCCGCAAAACACGTCAATATACTGAACGTTGCTCCCGACCTCAGGGACAAGGTCATCCTGATCAACGGCGCAAGCAAGGCCTATGCGATGACAGGCTGGAGGATCGGCTACGCGCTCGGCCCCAAACCGCTGATAGCTAAGATGAACACACTTCAGACACACCTGACGTCAAACGCATCCTCAATAGCCCAGTGGGCAGCATGGGGAGCCGTGAAGGACGCAGATCCCGACGTTGAGAGGATGCGCGAGGCTTTCGAAGAGCGCCGCGGAGTCATCCTCGGCCTGGTCAGAGATATGCCCTATGTTAAGGTCAGGGACCCCGAGGGCGCCTTCTACATCTTTATCGATGTACGGGAGAGCCCTATCCCCGACGACATGAAGTTCTGTGAAAAGCTGCTCGAAGAGAAGTTTGTCGCCGCAGTCCCCGGAGCAGCCTTCTACGCCCCCGGTTTTGTGAGGTTCTCCTATGCCTGCTCGATGGATAATATACGCGAGGGGATGGGGCGGTTGAAAGAATTCCTACAATCTTTGTAG
- the frr gene encoding ribosome recycling factor, which produces MPQNMIKDLKTRSEKTLEFLKGTLQGIRTGRAHPALVEDIRVDYFGNPTPIKNMGTVSVPEARQIMINPWDKTAMKAIEKAIQASPLGINPQNDGETIRLNLPELTQARRIELTKIVNKSAEEARIAIRNVRRDVIDSLKKMEKESKITEDDLKKYQKEAQDQTDAFIKKVDEMLAEKEKEIMEK; this is translated from the coding sequence GTGCCTCAAAATATGATCAAGGACCTAAAGACCCGCAGTGAAAAGACGCTTGAGTTTCTCAAGGGAACACTTCAGGGCATACGGACAGGAAGGGCACACCCCGCCCTTGTAGAAGACATAAGGGTCGACTACTTCGGTAATCCGACACCGATAAAAAACATGGGGACCGTGAGCGTTCCGGAAGCACGTCAGATCATGATCAACCCATGGGACAAGACAGCGATGAAAGCCATCGAAAAAGCCATACAGGCATCTCCTTTGGGTATAAACCCTCAGAACGACGGTGAGACGATACGCCTGAACCTGCCCGAACTTACTCAGGCCCGCCGAATAGAACTGACCAAGATAGTCAATAAATCGGCTGAAGAGGCAAGGATCGCTATCCGCAACGTCCGCAGGGATGTTATCGACTCACTTAAGAAGATGGAGAAGGAAAGCAAGATAACGGAAGACGACCTGAAGAAGTACCAGAAGGAAGCCCAGGATCAGACAGACGCATTTATTAAAAAGGTCGATGAAATGCTGGCCGAAAAAGAAAAAGAGATAATGGAAAAATAG